In Gossypium arboreum isolate Shixiya-1 chromosome 5, ASM2569848v2, whole genome shotgun sequence, a single genomic region encodes these proteins:
- the LOC108486004 gene encoding aldehyde oxidase GLOX → MAIPTLIFLILLLHLLFASQPCHLILTSAVDGRWQLLQTSIGISAMHMQLLRNDRVVIFDRTDFGKSNLSLPNGKCRNDLSEGALKVDCSAHSVEYDVSSNKFRALMVQTNVWCSSGAITPDGKLVQTGGFNDGERRVRVFSPCSSRDCDWQEIPNGLAARRWYATNHILPDGRLIIVGGRRQFNYEFSPKNIAANTFNLPFLLETNDKGEENNLYPFVFLNVDGNLFIFANNRAILLDYVKNKVVKTYPTIPGGDPRSYPSTGSAVLLPLKNLKMADLQAEVLVCGGAPKGSFAQASRGNFIKALKTCARITITDPNPKWVMETMPLARVMGDMILLPNGKVLLINGAGSGSAGWELGRNPVLSPVLYRPDRKIGSRFKTQIPTTIPRMYHSSATLLRDGRVLVGGSNPHAFYNFTSVLFPTELSLEAFSPTYLDSKFNDLRPKIITPKSMSGIRYNKRTNIQVVITGKVAENLVSATMLAPAFNTHSFSMNQRLLVLGNDKVTTSGNSAYNIEVTTPSTHNLAPPGFYLLFVVHQNIPSQGIWVKLR, encoded by the coding sequence ATGGCAATCCCAACATTAATTTTCTTAATCCTCCTCTTGCATCTACTCTTTGCCTCACAGCCATGTCACCTTATTCTCACCTCAGCAGTCGACGGCCGCTGGCAACTTCTACAAACAAGCATTGGCATCTCAGCCATGCACATGCAACTCCTTAGAAACGACCgtgtggttattttcgacagaacTGATTTTGGCAAATCAAATCTGTCGTTGCCAAATGGGAAATGCCGTAATGACCTGTCTGAGGGAGCTCTAAAAGTAGATTGCTCGGCACATTCAGTGGAGTACGATGTTTCGTCCAATAAGTTCAGGGCTCTTATGGTCCAAACCAATGTTTGGTGCTCTTCAGGCGCTATCACGCCTGATGGTAAATTGGTCCAGACTGGTGGTTTCAACGATGGTGAACGTAGGGTGAGGGTTTTTAGCCCATGCAGCAGCAGGGACTGCGATTGGCAAGAAATTCCAAATGGGTTGGCTGCCAGAAGATGGTATGCCACCAATCATATATTGCCAGATGGAAGATTAATTATTGTCGGTGGTCGCAGACAATTTAACTACGAGTTCAGTCCTAAAAATATTGCCGCCAACACATTTAATTTGCCTTTCCTGTTAGAAACCAATGACAAAGGAGAAGAGAACAATCTTTACCCTTTTGTCTTCCTCAATGTTGATGGAAACTTGTTTATTTTCGCTAACAATCGAGCTATTTTGCTTGATTATGTGAAGAATAAAGTGGTAAAGACGTACCCGACAATTCCAGGTGGCGATCCTAGAAGCTATCCTAGCACTGGTTCAGCTGTCTTGCTTCCATTGAAGAACTTGAAAATGGCAGATCTTCAAGCTGAAGTTTTGGTTTGTGGAGGTGCTCCTAAGGGTTCTTTTGCCCAAGCATCACGAGGTAATTTCATTAAAGCTTTGAAAACTTGTGCCAGGATCACAATAACCGACCCCAACCCAAAGTGGGTAATGGAGACTATGCCTTTAGCTAGAGTTATGGGTGACATGATATTGCTTCCAAACGGCAAAGTTTTACTCATCAACGGCGCTGGCTCCGGTTCAGCAGGTTGGGAATTGGGTCGGAACCCGGTACTTAGTCCCGTCTTGTACCGGCCTGATAGAAAAATAGGTTCACGGTTCAAGACGCAAATCCCGACAACAATTCCCCGCATGTACCACTCCTCAGCAACATTACTTCGTGATGGCAGAGTTTTAGTTGGTGGAAGCAATCCTCACGCATTTTACAATTTTACAAGTGTTCTTTTCCCTACTGAACTAAGCTTAGAGGCATTCTCTCCAACATATTTGGACTCTAAATTCAATGATTTGCGACCGAAAATCATCACTCCAAAGTCGATGTCAGGAATCAGATACAACAAAAGAACAAACATTCAAGTGGTCATTACAGGTAAAGTAGCTGAAAACTTGGTGTCGGCAACAATGTTGGCACCAGCTTTCAATACGCATTCATTCTCTATGAATCAAAGGTTGCTTGTACTCGGCAATGACAAAGTAACCACTAGTGGGAACTCAGCGTACAACATTGAGGTGACGACTCCAAGCACGCATAATCTTGCGCCACCAGGCTTCTACCTATTATTTGTGGTCCATCAAAATATTCCCAGTCAAGGCATTTGGGTCAAGTTGcggtaa